The Kosakonia sacchari SP1 genome includes a window with the following:
- a CDS encoding 6-phospho-alpha-glucosidase produces the protein MKKFSVVIAGGGSTFTPGIVLMLLANRDRFPLRTLKFYDNDGARQETIAEACKIILREQAPDIEFSYTTDPQAAFTDVDFVMAHIRVGKYPMREQDEKIPLRHGVVGQETCGPGGIAYGMRSIGGVLELVDYMEKYSPNAWMLNYSNPAAIVAESTRRLRPQAKILNICDMPIGIEGRMAQIVGLQDRKQMRVRYYGLNHFGWWTSIEDLDGNDLMQKLREYVAKNGYVPPAKDEHTEASWNDTFAKAKDVQALDPDTMPNTYLKYYLFPDYVVAHSNPERTRANEVMDHREKQVFGSCRAIIEAGKSSAGELEIDEHASYIVDLATAIAFNTQERMLLIVPNNGAIHNFDADAMVEIPCLVGKNGPQPLTVGDIPHFQKGLMSQQVAVEKLVVDAWEQRSYQKLWQAITLSKTVPSASVAKAILDDLVEANKAFWPELH, from the coding sequence ATGAAAAAATTCTCCGTTGTTATTGCCGGTGGCGGCAGCACCTTTACGCCGGGTATCGTATTGATGTTACTGGCTAATCGCGATCGTTTTCCGCTGCGGACGCTGAAGTTCTATGACAATGACGGCGCGCGCCAGGAAACTATCGCTGAAGCCTGCAAAATCATCCTGCGGGAGCAGGCACCGGATATTGAATTTAGCTACACCACCGATCCGCAAGCGGCCTTTACCGATGTCGACTTTGTGATGGCGCACATTCGCGTCGGCAAATATCCAATGCGCGAACAGGATGAAAAAATCCCGTTGCGCCACGGTGTTGTCGGCCAGGAAACCTGTGGGCCTGGCGGCATTGCTTACGGCATGCGCTCGATTGGCGGCGTGCTGGAGCTGGTGGACTATATGGAAAAATACTCCCCGAACGCATGGATGCTGAACTACTCCAACCCGGCCGCGATCGTGGCGGAATCGACGCGCCGCCTGCGTCCACAAGCCAAAATCCTCAATATCTGCGATATGCCCATCGGCATTGAAGGGCGCATGGCGCAGATTGTGGGTCTGCAGGATCGCAAACAGATGCGGGTGCGCTATTACGGGCTCAACCACTTCGGCTGGTGGACATCGATTGAAGATTTGGACGGCAACGATTTGATGCAGAAATTACGCGAATATGTGGCGAAAAACGGCTATGTACCACCTGCAAAAGATGAACATACCGAAGCAAGCTGGAACGATACGTTCGCTAAGGCGAAAGATGTGCAGGCGCTTGACCCGGATACCATGCCGAACACCTATCTGAAGTATTACCTCTTCCCGGATTATGTGGTGGCGCACTCCAATCCTGAACGTACCCGCGCCAATGAAGTGATGGATCACCGTGAAAAGCAGGTGTTTGGCTCCTGTCGCGCCATTATCGAAGCGGGTAAATCATCGGCCGGTGAGCTGGAAATCGACGAACATGCGTCGTATATCGTCGATCTAGCGACCGCCATCGCCTTCAATACTCAGGAGCGCATGCTGCTGATTGTGCCGAACAACGGCGCGATCCATAACTTTGACGCTGACGCGATGGTGGAGATCCCCTGCCTGGTGGGTAAAAACGGCCCGCAACCGCTCACGGTTGGCGATATCCCCCATTTCCAGAAAGGGCTGATGAGCCAGCAGGTTGCCGTTGAAAAACTGGTGGTCGATGCCTGGGAACAGCGCTCTTATCAGAAGTTATGGCAGGCGATCACGTTATCGAAAACCGTCCCCAGCGCTTCTGTCGCTAAAGCCATTCTGGATGATTTAGTCGAAGCCAATAAAGCGTTCTGGCCTGAGTTGCATTAA
- a CDS encoding YidH family protein, whose product MKISRVGEAPDYRFSLANERTFLAWIRTALGFLAAGVGLDQLAPEFATPLIREVLALLLCLFAGGLALYGYLRWLGNEKAMRLKEDLPYTRALLVISVILLAVALVVMVLVFYGG is encoded by the coding sequence ATGAAAATCTCCCGCGTCGGCGAAGCGCCGGACTACCGCTTCTCACTGGCGAACGAACGTACTTTCCTTGCATGGATCCGCACGGCGCTTGGTTTTCTGGCGGCCGGTGTGGGTCTGGATCAGTTAGCACCGGAATTTGCCACGCCGCTGATTCGCGAAGTGCTGGCGCTGCTACTGTGTCTCTTCGCAGGCGGGCTGGCGTTGTATGGCTATCTGCGCTGGCTGGGCAATGAAAAAGCGATGCGCCTGAAAGAGGATCTGCCTTACACCCGCGCGCTGCTGGTGATAAGCGTTATTCTGCTGGCGGTTGCGCTGGTGGTGATGGTGCTGGTTTTCTATGGCGGATAA
- a CDS encoding DUF202 domain-containing protein, producing MADNRKARREKDPGLQPERTSLAWLRTLFGYGALMALAVRHNWQHSGLPFWISLAVLLCVALLLWRYTHKRILMDVNKSDFVLSGAVRDKLLISLAVLSLALLFAVTHIRQLLLIF from the coding sequence ATGGCGGATAACCGTAAAGCACGCCGCGAAAAAGATCCCGGCCTGCAGCCGGAACGCACGTCGCTGGCGTGGCTGCGCACGTTGTTCGGCTACGGCGCGCTGATGGCGCTGGCGGTCAGACATAACTGGCAGCATTCGGGGCTACCGTTTTGGATCTCGCTGGCGGTACTCCTGTGTGTGGCGCTTCTGCTCTGGCGCTACACACATAAACGTATCTTAATGGATGTGAACAAAAGTGATTTCGTCTTATCTGGCGCGGTTCGTGACAAATTGTTGATCTCCCTCGCGGTGCTCTCCCTCGCATTACTGTTTGCTGTAACGCATATCCGTCAATTACTCCTGATTTTCTGA
- a CDS encoding anaerobic sulfatase maturase produces the protein MPGCHVMAKPASSRCTLHCRYCCYIEKQQQKVMDDATLQAFIRQQIDAQPGNVVPFAWQGGELTLSGLDFFRRVAAFQAKFANGKRIENAFQTNGILLNDAWCRFFREHGWLVGISIDGPAEMYNAYRVNRSGTPSHHNVINAIQRLAKHGVEYKLLCIVNNLNSQQPQRLYQYLRSLGTPFLQFIPLVEQDEQGNLTAESVSGETWGRFLITVFDCWVREDIGRVYVQLFDSTLGVWRGDPSQICPIGETCGHALALDANGDRYQCYHYVYPACQPDNLPPIPIEEMNLNHEAVVLGQSNKNTLHDDCRRCDVLRFCQGDCPKHRFVQGKSALCHGYLHFFNHTAPHMRVMRDLLKQRRSPMELMSFMRNHR, from the coding sequence ATGCCAGGCTGCCACGTTATGGCCAAGCCCGCCAGTTCTCGCTGCACTCTTCACTGCCGCTACTGCTGTTACATTGAAAAGCAGCAACAAAAGGTTATGGATGATGCCACGCTGCAGGCGTTTATTCGCCAGCAGATCGACGCCCAACCGGGCAATGTCGTGCCGTTTGCCTGGCAAGGTGGTGAACTCACCCTCAGCGGGTTGGATTTCTTTCGTCGGGTTGCTGCGTTCCAGGCGAAGTTCGCTAATGGCAAACGAATCGAAAATGCCTTTCAAACTAACGGGATTTTGCTGAACGATGCCTGGTGTCGCTTCTTTCGCGAGCACGGCTGGTTAGTCGGTATCTCTATTGATGGCCCGGCAGAGATGTATAACGCTTACCGCGTTAACCGTAGCGGCACGCCGTCACACCATAACGTCATCAACGCGATTCAACGGCTGGCGAAACACGGCGTGGAATACAAGCTGCTCTGCATCGTTAACAACCTCAACAGCCAGCAGCCGCAGCGCTTGTACCAGTACCTGCGCTCGCTCGGTACGCCGTTTTTGCAGTTTATCCCGCTGGTGGAACAGGATGAGCAGGGAAATTTAACGGCGGAATCGGTGAGCGGCGAGACGTGGGGGCGTTTCCTGATCACGGTTTTTGATTGCTGGGTACGCGAGGATATTGGCCGGGTTTATGTTCAGTTATTTGATTCAACGCTCGGCGTCTGGCGTGGTGACCCGTCGCAAATCTGTCCCATCGGCGAAACCTGCGGTCACGCCTTGGCGCTGGACGCGAACGGCGATCGATACCAGTGCTATCACTACGTTTACCCGGCCTGTCAGCCTGACAACTTGCCCCCCATTCCAATTGAAGAGATGAATCTCAACCACGAGGCTGTCGTTTTGGGGCAGAGCAATAAAAACACCCTGCACGATGACTGCCGCCGTTGCGATGTGCTGCGCTTTTGCCAGGGCGACTGCCCGAAGCACCGCTTTGTGCAGGGAAAAAGTGCGTTATGCCACGGCTACTTGCACTTTTTCAACCATACCGCGCCGCATATGCGCGTTATGCGTGACCTGCTTAAACAGCGGCGTTCACCGATGGAGTTAATGTCTTTTATGCGCAACCACCGCTGA
- the dsdA gene encoding D-serine ammonia-lyase: protein MKNADLQKLIQHDPLVQRLIDLQETRWFNPNTTSVAEALPHVGLTPQDVSDAHARLTRFASFIAKAFPETAASGGIIESDVIPIPAMQHRLGQTITGELWLKKDSHLPISGSIKARGGIYEVLTHAEKLAFAAGLLTPQDDYSRLLSPEFTRFFSQYSIAVGSTGNLGLSIGIISARLGFRVTVHMSADARAWKKALLRCHGVNVVEYAEDYGVAVEQGRRAAQADANCFFIDDENSRTLFLGYAVAGQRLKDQFARIGKVVDKDHPLFVYLPCGVGGGPGGVAFGLKLAFGDDVHCIFAEPTHSPCMLLGIYTGLHDGIAVQDLGIDNQTAADGLAVGRASGFVGRAMERLLDGFYTVDDQTLYNLLGLLAQEENILLEPSALAGMPGPKQISEARDYHQLHGFSQAQLAQATHLVWATGGGMVPAEEMTQYLANAR from the coding sequence ATGAAAAACGCCGACCTCCAGAAGCTCATCCAGCACGACCCGCTAGTGCAACGCCTTATTGATTTGCAAGAAACGCGCTGGTTTAACCCTAATACTACCTCGGTTGCCGAGGCTTTGCCGCATGTTGGTCTGACACCGCAAGATGTGAGCGACGCGCACGCCCGCCTGACCCGCTTTGCGTCTTTTATTGCGAAAGCGTTTCCGGAAACCGCTGCCAGCGGCGGCATCATTGAATCCGACGTGATACCGATCCCGGCAATGCAGCACCGTCTGGGGCAAACCATCACCGGTGAGCTATGGCTGAAAAAAGACAGCCACTTGCCGATTTCGGGATCTATCAAAGCGCGCGGCGGCATTTATGAAGTGCTGACCCATGCGGAAAAACTCGCTTTCGCCGCCGGTTTGCTGACGCCGCAAGACGATTACAGCCGCCTGCTCTCGCCGGAATTCACTCGCTTTTTTAGCCAGTACAGTATCGCCGTCGGTTCGACCGGCAACCTCGGGCTGTCGATTGGCATTATCAGTGCGCGCCTCGGTTTTCGCGTAACAGTACATATGTCTGCTGATGCCCGCGCCTGGAAAAAAGCCCTGCTGCGCTGCCATGGGGTGAACGTGGTGGAGTATGCCGAAGATTACGGTGTTGCCGTTGAGCAAGGGCGCCGCGCGGCACAAGCGGACGCGAACTGCTTTTTTATTGATGATGAAAACTCGCGCACGCTGTTCCTCGGCTATGCCGTCGCCGGGCAGCGCCTGAAAGATCAGTTTGCCCGCATCGGTAAAGTGGTCGATAAAGACCATCCGCTGTTTGTCTATCTTCCCTGCGGCGTTGGCGGCGGCCCTGGCGGTGTGGCGTTCGGCCTGAAGCTGGCGTTTGGTGATGATGTGCACTGTATTTTTGCCGAACCGACGCATTCGCCGTGCATGCTGCTTGGCATATACACCGGTCTGCATGACGGTATTGCGGTGCAGGATTTAGGCATTGATAACCAGACCGCCGCTGATGGGCTGGCCGTCGGGCGCGCGTCGGGTTTTGTTGGCCGCGCCATGGAACGCCTGCTGGACGGCTTTTATACCGTCGATGACCAAACACTTTATAACCTGCTGGGGTTACTGGCGCAGGAAGAGAACATTTTACTGGAACCGTCGGCGCTGGCAGGCATGCCGGGGCCGAAACAGATCAGTGAAGCGCGCGATTACCATCAGCTTCACGGCTTTAGCCAGGCGCAACTGGCGCAAGCCACCCATCTGGTGTGGGCGACGGGCGGCGGTATGGTTCCGGCAGAAGAGATGACGCAATACCTGGCGAACGCGCGCTGA